The stretch of DNA ATTAGGGAAGTTTGGTGCAGCTAATCAGGATTCTCCAAACCATCGAAGCTATGATTATGCAATTGTCAGCTCAAAAAATATAAAAAGATTTTATAGTGAAGGTTTTGGTATTTCTGATGAAAAAGTCATAGTTACAGGGATTCCGAGAACAGATATATTCTTTGATGAAGAATATGGGGAGAAGATTATAAATAAAATTTATAGAGAACACCCTATTTTAAAAAATAAGAAAGTTATTTTATTTGCCCCTACTTTTAGAGGAGAAGGTAAAGATGATGCTTATTATCCAAAGGATAAATTTAATATTGAGACTTTTTTTGATTTATTAGGAGATATCGATAAAGATGAAGATGATTATTTATCCAATTGCATTTTAATAGTAAAACATCATCCTTTTATAAAAGAAAAAATGAATATTCCAAAGAAATACAAAGATCAGGTATTGGATTTATCAAGATATACAGAAATAAACGATTTATTGTTCATCACAGATCTTTTAATTACAGACTACTCCTCAGTTATCTTTGAAGCATCAATCTTAAATATTCCAATGCTATTTTATTCATATGATCTAGAAGAATATTCTAAAGATAGGGGATTTTATTTTGATTATAGAATTTTTGTTCCAGGAAAAATAGTTTTTAATCTTAAAGACTTAGTTAAAGCGATTTATCATAATGATTTTGAAACATTTAAAGTTCAAAAATTCAAAAATATGTTTTTCAATGATTTTGATGGTAAATCTTCACATAGAGTAGCTAATCTAATTTTAAAACTACTCAATAATGAATTTAATAATAAATAACTAATAATAACTAAAAATAATATTAAAAAGATAATAATAAAAAAATCAATAATAAACAAATATAAAAATATTAAATTAGAAAATGAATTAATATTAAAATTTAAAATAGTTTAATTTATTTTTGGAATGAGAATATATGGAAAAAATGCTAATTCGTTGTGGAACCTCTCCTTTAGATAATTTTAATCCTTCAAAAATGATTGTTAGAAATTCTATTGGTAATAATATTGGTAATTTAGTATATCAATTTTCAATATTTAGGGCATTGCTTAAAAAGGATGTTTCTCTAGTTTCTGATTATTATGGTGTTGATCGTGGATATATAACCTCAGCAAACTCTAAAAAAATTAATAAAAATTATTCTGCTTATATTTGTCCAATGGCAAATTCTTTTCGAGATAATTTTATTAAAAAGTTAAATAGATTCACAGAACTCTTTAAAAGCTTAGATATTCCTATTATTATTCCGGGTATTGGTCTTAGTGCAGATTTAAAAAGTGATGGATATGAAAATTTCTCATTTGACCAAGATGTTATTAATTTTGTGGAAAGTATAACTGAAAACGGAAATATAGTAGGGGTTAGAGGTAATGTAACTGGAAACTATCTTTCAAATTTAGGCTTCACTAAAAAAGAATTCATGGTTATTGGTTGTCCTTCAATGTTCACTTTTGGCAATCATTTAAAAATCAAAGATTTTATAATTGATGAAAATTCTAAAATATCTTTAAATTCTGCTCCATATGGTCATTTAATTGAAGAAATTATTTCAAAAACTATGAATGACTTTTCAAATTATTATTTTATTCCTCAAACTAAAAGTGAGCTAAAATTATGCTATTTAGGAAAACCTTCTTTAAAATTTAAAAATCATAATTATCCTACAAATATGGAATCAGATTCTTATAAAAATAACCGTGTTAAAGTGCCAATAAGTGTTTATACATGGATTAAATTTTTAAAATCTGTTGATTTAAGCTTTGGAGCAAGGTTACATGGAAATATCATGGCGGCCATTTCTGGAACACCAAGTATAATGATTGTTAAAGATGCTCGTATGAAAGATGTATCTGAATATCATGATTTAACAAGGATATATAAAGAGGACCTTAATGAGTTAAATTCTATACAGGATATTATAGATAATGTTAATTTCAAATCCCCTCTGAAGAATCATGAAAAACTTTTTAAAAATTATTTAAAGTTTTGGAAGAAAAATAATATAAAAACTGTTTTTGATCAAGATATAAATGTTAAAAGAGTTTATATAGATAAATTTATTGAAAAGATTCCTTATATGCCTCCTGTAGAAACTATTTCAAACCTTGAAAAAGAAGAATTTAATAATCGCATTAAAGAATATAGGTCTGAAAAAAAGATATGGAAAAATAAAAAATATCAAATTAAAAAGAAAAATGAATTTGAACAGATTAAATCTATGAAGATAGGCAAAAATAAAATATCAAAATTAATTAATTTTTATAAAAAATATAATTATTAGGATGTATTATTTAATATGGAATATAATAATTATTAGTAGATGTTTAATATGGAATATAATACTAATAATATTAATATCAATAATATTAAGAAATATTAATATTAATAATATTAGGAAATTTAATATTAATAATTTGTCAACTTCTAATTCACTGATTTTAATTATTTTATTAAAACTTTTAAATAAATTTGATATTTTATTTTTAAATAATAAAAGATTTATATATGTTTTAAGTTAATATATTTATAATTATATTTATTTTTTATTTTTTTCAGAGTAAAGGGCTATTTAATAGCTATTTTTATGATTCGTCATGTTAAACAATTTAATATATATTTGGGAGGCATTAAGATTAATTATAGATTTTCAATAATTTTGCCAGCTTATAATGTAGAAAATCATATTAGGGATACTTTAAATTCTTTAGTTAATCAATCTTTTCAAGATTTTGAAGTTATTCTCGTCAACGATGGTTCCACTGATTCAACTCAGAACATAATTGATGAATATTGTAATAAATATTCTAATTTTAAATATATTTATCAAGAAAATCAAGGTGTAGCTGTTGCTCGTAATAATGCATTGAAACTAGTAACTGGAGAATATATTGGATTTTTAGATCCTGATGGGGATCTTTTTTTTGAAGAAGCTCTTTATAATATTAATGAGACTATAAAATTTCATAAATCACAAAATACGATTCCTGATCTGATTATTGGTCCTCAAACTTCTTTTGATACATGGTCAAGAAGAGAATATAAAAATGCTAAAATACTTTCTCACTTAGATAATATTCTTCCTCATGATGAAAAAATAATTTGGACTATGTTGATACTAAATAAAATGTTTAGGAGAGAAAAACTCATTGAAACTGGAGTTAAAATGCCTCTTTTAACTCATTCTAGTGATGCTGGCTTTTTTTTCTCCTATCTATATCAGTGTGATAAAATTGTAGGTTGCCCTCACAATTTTTTATTATATAAAAAGAGATTATTCTCTGATGATTCTTCACTTTCACAAGATTCAAATTTAGATTCTGTTAATTCTTACTATAAATCTTATAAAATCATTTTAAACGCTTTCCAAGAGTATTGTGATAAATATAAGATTGAATTAATTAAACAAGGGAGAGAAAATGAATTAACGGGATTTAACAGATATATGTTGAATTATATTGATACTTTAAGATATAAAGAGTGCACAGCCTTATTTATAAAAATAACATACAGATTTTTTTGGAAAAGTGATGATAAAACATTGAAGAGAGTTAAAGAAATAATTGATGAGCTAAAAGAAGATATGTTTCCTCCAACTTGGGAGAAATGTATAAAAAGTAATAATGATTTAGATCTTAATAATTTGATTACTAGTCATAAAGAAATGGCTAAAAACCCAATAATTTCAATTGTTTTAGGCAACTTAAAAGTAGATTCAAATAAAGATTCAGACATTAATAACTTTAATATTAATAAAATTTCTTTAAATAGAATTATTCATAATATTTATAATTCTCATTTTCCGGCATTTGAATTAATAGTTCCTAATGAATTTAAATCAATCTTAGATGATAATGTAATTAATAAAGAAAATATTAAGTTTATTGAGTCTGACTATAGTCATGATTTTAAAAACAGGGCCATTGAATTATCTAAAGGAAAATATATGTTTTTTATTGAGGAAAATATTCTATTTTCTCCAAACTTATTTAAAAAAATGTTTGATAAGATTAATGGAAACGATTATAATTGGGTTATGGATCCAATGTGTTCTGTTATAGAAGACAAATTCTCAAATAATGATACTTATAATATCAATAAATTTTCTAAAAGAGAATTAATAAATTCTAATACAGAATATGATTGTTTTTTATCGGATAAACTATTTAATAAGGAATTTTTAAAAAATAATGATTTTAAGTTTTCTAATGATATTCGAGTAGATATTAAAAGGTTGTATGAAATTGGCAAATATAAAAAAATAAATGAAAATTTTATTTTAACAAATAATGAATACCTAAAAGCTCCTTTCATATCTTTAATTATTGATAATATGGATATATCTAATGAAAATTTCAATAAGCTACTTGAATCAATTTATACTCAGAATTTTAATTCTTTTGATGTTATTTTAAATGGAAAATTGAAATCTAAAGTTAATGAAGAATTTTTAGAAAAGTCAAACTTATCTATTTTAGAAACTGTTGAAAAATTTAACTTTAAAAAAATAGCCATAGAAAGGTCTAAATCAAAGTATGGATTTTTCATCGATGTTCCACTATATTTGGGTTCAAATTCATTAAAAAATCTTTTCTTTAATATTGAAAAAAAACAAAATATTAAAAGATCAGATAAAAATGGATACGCGTTTACATCTTCTCCTTTTTATTATTTTAATGATAATGATGGCGATAAAAAATTAATAAAAATTTTTTCTTCAAATTTATTAGCTTATACCTACAAAGATTTAAATTATTCTTCTTATAAGTCAAAGTTCATGATTTTTGATCTCTATTTATCAAATAAACTTTTTAATTTAGATATATTAAAGGAAAATAATATACATTTTGAAAATTCCTATGAAGATGTTTTAAATTTATACAAAAACTTCAAATTCTCTAAAATTAATCAAAAATCTATATTAACTTCTCTAAATCAGAAAAATCTTTTTAAATCAGGTTTTAACAATGGAAAAATACCTTTTTTAATTAATTTTCAATATTATATTCATAAGCTTATATTCATTATAATTATTTTAAGAAGAAATTTAAAAAACATTGCTAATTAAATATTATAAATAATACTACTATTAAAATTAAACAATTTTAATAGTATAATATTAAAGATAATAATATTTATTATAAATTTTGTTATTAAAGTTATTATTATAGTATCAATTATTATAGTATCTATTATATTTATTATTAAAAATATCTACAGGTGAATTTATGGAAATTTCTGTTGTTATTCCTAATTATAATGGTAATAAATTTCTTAAAGGATGTTTAGATTCATTAAAAGAAGAAAAAATTCATAAATTGCAAATTATTCTTGTTGATAATGCTTCTGTAGATAATTCAATAGAAATTTTTAAATCATATTTCGAAAAAAACAATGAAAATATCGAATATCATTTAATAGCTAATAATTCTAATCTTGGATTTTCTAAAGCTGTAAATCAAGGAATTGAATTAGTTGTAAATCGTGGAAGTGAATATGTTTGTTTATTGAATAATGATGTTGAAATTGATTCTAACTTTTTCAATAGACTATTTAATACTATAAATAATGATAAAAAGATTTTTAGTGTAAGTTCTAAGATGCTACAATATGATAACCCGGACTTAATTGATGATGCTGGTGATGAATATACTTTACTTGGTTGGACGAAAAAGTCAGGTGATGGGTTAGATAAATCAATAACAAGATATTCAAAGCCACGAGAAATATTTAGTAGCTGTGCAGGGGCTGCATTATATAGAACATCAATTTTCAATGAAATTGGATATTTTGATGAGAATTTTTTTGCATATATGGAAGATGTAGATATTGGGTATAGAGCTAGAATATTTGGATACAAAAATGTTTATTCTCCTGATGCTATTGTATATCATATTGGAAGTGGGTCAAGTGGAAGTAGGTATAATGAGTTTAAAATACCTTTAGCTGCTCGTAATAACATATGGGTTATATATAAGAATATGCCTTGGCCTCAAATACTATTAAATATAGGATTTTTAGCTATTGGATTTTTAATAAAATATATTTTTTTCATCAGGAAAGGTTATGGAGATTTATACCTAAAAGGATTAAAAGAAGGAATAAAAAATAGAAATAAAATAAAAAAAACAGAATTTAAAAGGAATAACTTAAAAAATTATTTTAAAATTCAATGGAGACTAATAATCAATACATTTAAACTTATTTACAAATAATTATAGAATTATTCTAATTATAGAATTATTTTAATTATGGAATTATTTTAATTATAGAATTATAGTGATTATAAATTTATAGTGATTATATGGATTTATCAATAATAATTGTTAATTATAAGACTTATGAATTAACAAAAAATACAATTAATTCTGTTTTAGAAACAACAGAGTCATCTTATGAGATTTTCATAGTTGACAATAATTCTCAAGATGGGAGTTATGAAAAATTAAAATCTTATTTTTCTCATTTTTCAAATGAAGCTTCCAATGGAAAGATAAATTTTATAAATAATCCAACTAATCAAGGATTTGCTGCTGCTAATAACATAGCTATTAAAAAATCTAAAGGGGACTTCATTCTTCTTTTAAATTCTGATACTATTGTAAAAGATGGCTCAATCGATGATTGTTTAAAATTTATAAAAAGTCATAATGATGTTGGGGCTGTTGGTTGTAAGATTCTTTTACCTAATGGTGATTTAGATAAATCTTGTAAACGTAGTTTTCCAAATCCTAAAAATTCTTTTTACAAGCTTTTTGGTTTTAATAAGATTAAAAATTCTAATTCCGATGATTATAATTTAGATAATCTTGATGATAATGGGATTTATGAAGTAGATAGCTTGGTTGGAGCGTTTATGCTTGTTAGAAAGGTAGCTATAAATGAAGTAGGTCTTTTAGATGAAGATTATTTTATGTATGGTGAAGATATTGATTGGTGCTATAGAATAAAAAGTGCTGGTTGGAAAATTATATACTATGGAAAATCTGAAATTATCCATTATAAAGGTGCAAGTAGCAAAAAACAAAAATCTAAGCTAATATTTGAGTTTTATAGAGCTATGTATCTTTTTTATAATAAACATTATGATAAAAAATACTCTTTTTTTACTAAATTATCGGTATATTTAGGTATAATCTTTCTTTTAACGATTAAATTAGTGTTCAATGTTTTTAAGAAATGATGCTGATTTAATTTCTATAAATATTAAATAATTAGTATTCATAATTGTATTTATATAAATTTATTTAAATTACAATAATGATATAAATAATAGTGATTATATTATATAATTGTATAATTATTTAACATATTAAAATATTATAATTTATATTAGTTCATCTCCAATATACATTATATCTAATTTATATCAACATATTAATAGGGATATTATGATAAAACAAAACCAAAGACTTTTAAATGCTATATTAATTACAACTGACGCCTTAGTGGTTGTTTTAGCATTTATTGCTGCTTGGTTTTTAAGATTTAAAACAACTATTTTTGGACCTTTGGGAGGATTTCTTCCATTTGAAAATTATTTGTTACTTGCACTATTTATTATTCCATTGTATTTAATTTTTTACTATTTTTCAGGATTATATAAGCCTTTTAGAAACCAATCAAGTATAATATCTGAGGCTACAGAGATTTTTAAAGTCAATTTAATGGCATTTATAGTTTTAATTGCATTATTATTTATTATAGATGAACCTAACTATTCAAGAAAGTTAATTTTTGTCTTTGCCTCTTTTAGTACTGTTTTTGCTATAATTGAAAGAGCAATATTTAGATCTATATTAAAACATATTAGATCTAATGATAAAAATCTTAAACATATTTTAATCGTTGGGGATGGAGAGTTAGCTATTAAATTTGCTAAAAAAATCATATCTAAGAAATATTTAGGCTATTCTATTAGTGGATTTTTAGGTTCTCATCATAAAATTGGTCATGTAATTGATGGAACTAATGGGGCTTCTGTTATTGGATTAATAGGTGATTTAGATGATTTTTTAGCTAATAATCAATATGATAGGGTTATAATAGCTATTCCTCTTAAATATTATGATAATTTAACTAGATTGGTGGATATTTGTGAAAATCATGGTGTAAAAGCTGAGATAATTCCTGATTATTATAGATATTTCCCTGCAAAGCCTTCTGTAGATATGATTGATGAATTACCTATTATCAATATTCGTTATGTCCCTTTAGATGATGCTTTAAATAGATTCATGAAAAAAATTTCTGATATTGTGATATCTTTAATAGCTATTATTATAACTTCTCCAATAATGATTTTAACAGCTATTGCTATTAAGATAAGTTCTCCAGGCCCTATTATTTTTAAACAAGAAAGAATTGGTTATCAAAGAATGCCTTTTATGATGTACAAGTTTAGAAGTATGAAGGTACAGGATGAATCTGAAGAGAAATCCGAATGGACTACTGAAGATGATCCTAGAAAAACTCGAATTGGGGATTTTATTAGGAAAACTAGTATTGATGAATTGCCTCAGTTTTTCAATGTTTTAAAAGGTGAAATGAGTGTTGTTGGTCCTAGACCTGAAAGACCTTTTTTTGTAGAGAAGTTTAGAGATGAAATTCCAAAGTACATGGTAAAACATCAAGTTAGACCAGGACTCACTGGATTGGCTCAAATACATGGGTATAGAGGAAACACTTCTATTAAAAGGCGTATTGAGTATGATATTGAATATGTAGAAAATTGGTATTTTGGTTTAGATGTTTTAATTATGTGGAAAACAATTTTAAAAGGTAATAAGAATGCTTATTAAATTTTCTTTATTAATTTTTAATTTGTAAATTTTTTAATATTTTTTTAATTAGCTTTTTATTAATTTTTAATTAATTTTTTAATACTTTTAAATATTTTTTAATATTTTTTAATTATTTTTTACTATATTTTATATTGCTACAAGGTTATTGTATGATTATAATTTTTTAAAATAATTGTAATAATATTTATATAATAGTTATTACTATTCTTTTAATAGTAATACTAAATTACTGTTAATTATTATAATAGTTATGTTAATAAAAGTTATAATAAGTTTCAAATATTTTTTGAAATCTGTGAGATCTGAATATCAAAATATTATATAACAGGTTTTTTATAAAAATCTTTGAATTAAATATAAAAATCTTTAAGTTAAATAATATAATTATATTATTAATATAATTAAAAATTTATATGGAGTTTTATATTTATAAAAAAGAGCTTTTTGTTTATAAAAAGAGTATTATAGTTGTAAAAGAGTATTATAATTGTTAAAATTTAATATTTATTTTAAAATATTACTCCTCATTTGCTCTTGGAAAAAGTTCTAGATATATAAAAAAATAATTAATATTTAATTGTGAGGGTTTGGTATGGATAATGAAATAATAGAAGAATATAACAAAATCAAGGATAAAATCTCTGAAGAAGAATTTTTAGAGAAAATGAATGAAAAAAAGAAAGATTATAAGGATATAAGCTTTATGAGTGATGTTGACATTGCTCGGACTGTTGTAGGGGAATATATCAATGAAAAAAATGAACATAGGTCTGAAAGTCAAGAACATGCAATGGATAAAATATCTAAATTAGAATCTGGAGCTCAAAATTTAAGTGTAATTGGCAGAGTAATTGGTATTTCAAATCCAAAAATTTTCACAAGTCGTAAAGGGAAAGATGGAAAACTAGCTAATTTAAAAATAGCTGATGATACTGGAGAAATAAGGGTAGTTTTATGGACTGAAAACATAAAATTATTAAAAAATTTTAATGAAGGAGATATTATTCAAATAAATAGAGTTGATGTTAAAGATGGTTATCAATCTGGAACTAAAGAAATTCATTTACAGCCACGTTCAACAATAAATGTTTTAGATAGTAATGATTATCCTAATTTTCCAGAATATGAGGAAATAATAACTCCTATAGATGAAATTGCCCCAGATACTACTGTAAATATTATTGCAAGACTAATAAGAGTTCCTAAAATTAGAAGCTATGAAAAAAATGGAAAAGACGGTAAAGTAACTTCTTTAGAACTACAAGATGAAACTGGAAAAATTAGTTATACATTATGGAATAAAGATACTGGCTTAATAAACAGTTTGGATATTAAGGAAGGAGATTCTTTAAAAATATTAGGTGCTTCTGCTAGAGAAAGAAATGGTGAAGTATCTTTATCTCATTGGGATGGAAGAATAGTTAAAGGGGATTTTGAAGTTCCAGAATATGAGGATAAAATCTTAAAAATTGCTGAAGCTCAGGAAATGAAAGATGTGACCTTACTTGGGATTGTCACTAAAATTCAAGATACTATAGAATTTGATAGAGCTGATGGTTCTAAAGGGGCTGTTAAATCTATTGAGGTAGCTGATGATACAGGTTCTATCCGAGTAACTCTTTGGGGTGATGATACTAAATTAAACATCAATAAAGGAGATATTATTAAAATTACTGGTGGAAACATTGAATTTGATGAATATACTGAAACTGGTTATAGAGTTAATACTAATTGGAACACTCAAATAATAACTAACCCTGATGAAGATAATAGCTTAATCGATCTTTTAAAAGATTATCAATCAAAACTAGGACCAATTAAAGTTGAAGTTATTCAAGAAATTGAGGAAGATGGTGAAGAGGTTGATGTTCTTGGTAGAATTATAACCATGCATGATCCAAGAGAGTTTCAAAGAGATGATGGTACTACTGGTTTAGTTAGATCTGGAGATTTAGCTGATGAAACCGGTGTTGTTAGGTTATCTTTTTGGGATGAAAAAGCTCAAAATAATTTTGAACCTGGAAATGCTTTTTTAATTGAGAATGCAAGGACTCGGATGGGTCTTTATTCAGTTGAACTTAATATAGGAAAAACTGCAAGAATTATAAAATTAGATGAAGATGAAACTGGTGATTTACCTTCTTTTTCAGAACTTGAGGACATGATTTATATTCCTAAAAAAATCGATGAATTAGAAGAAGATGATTCTAATATAAGAGTTTTAGCAAGAGTTATTGATATTCAAGATGTGAATGAATTCCAGAGACAAGATGGAACTCCTGGATTAGTTAGAAATATTGAAATTGGTGATGATACTGGAATTATAAGAACTACTCTTTGGAATGAACAAGCAAATAATCCTTATGAAGTTGGAGATGCATTAAAAATTGAAAATCCGAGGGTAACTTTTAGAAATGATAATCTTGAGTTAAGTATTAGTAATAATACTAAAATAACTAAGGCAAAAGATGATGAATTAGATGAATTACCTTCTTTTGAAGAGTTGGAAGAAATTTTATATAGATCTAAAAACATTGTTGATTTAGAGGATGATGATAGAAATATTAAGATTCAGGGGGCACTGGGTGATACTTTTGGTAATAATATTCTTTCTGCTAGATGTCCTAGCTGTAGCAATAGGTTAGATCAAATTGATGATGAATATGTTTGTGATTATTGTGGAGAAGATGTTGAAAAGCCAAGATATCTTTTAATGATTCCTGCTAGGATTGAGGATGATACTGGAGAAATTTCTATTACTTTCTTTGGTAAATTAGCTGAAAAACTTCTTGGAATGACTACTGATGAAGCAGCAGAGATTGTTGAAGAAAGTGCTGATGAAGGTGTTTTAGAAGGAAAAGTTGAGAATTTAGCAGGGCTTAGTATTAAAATTATTGCTGATGTTAATTTTGATGAATATAATGAAGAAATTAGATTAAATCCTAAAAAAATTATTTCTACAGAATTATAGTAGCTGATTTAGTAATTTATCTTTAGAACTATTAAATTATGAAATTTATAAATGAATTATAAAAGCAAAAATTATATAAATAAAATATAAATAATATAGGGATGAGTATTATGGTAGAACTTGAAGATTTGCCCAGTGTTGGGGAAAAAACCGCACAAAAATTAAGAGACGCCGGTTTCGCTGATATGATGAGATTAGCTACGGCTACTGCAAAGGAATTAGCTGTAAAAGCAGAAATTGGAGAAGGTGTTGCTGAAAAAGTTATTGAAGCAGCTAGAAAAGCAGAATCTATTGACTTTGAAACTGCATACGATGTTATGGAAAGAAGACGTGATGTTGGAAGGATTACAGTTGGAAGTGAAGCTTTCAATGAATTAATTGGTGGAGGAATTGAAACTCAATCTATTACAGAAGTTTTTGGTGAGTTTGGGTCTGGTAAAAGTCAAATTTCTCACGAATTAGCTGTAACTGTTCAACTTCCAAGAGATCTTGGGGGGCTTGATGGAGAATGTGTTTTTATAGATACTGAGAATACTTTCCGTCCAGAAAGAATTGAACAAATTTCTGATGGTTTTGAACTTGATCATGAAGAGGTTTTACAAAAAATTCATATTGCTAGAGCTTTTAATTCTGCTCATCAGATTTTAATGGCAGATAAAATTAATGAATTGATTCAAAGTGGATCAAATATAAAATTAGTAATTGTTGATTCATTAATGGCTCATTTCAGAGCAGAATATGTAGGAAGAGAGTCATTAGCAACAAGACAACAAAAATTAAATCAACATTTGCACGCTCTTCAAAATATAGCTAATACTTACAATGTTGCTGTTTTCATTACTAATCAAGTTCAAGCAAGACCAGATGCTTTCTTTGGTAGCCCAACAAAAGCAATTGGAGGTCATGTTTTAGGTCATGCTTCTACTTATAGAATTTGGCTTAAAAAAGGTTTAGCTGGTAAAAGAATTGCTCGTTTAGTTGATTCTCCTCATTTACCAGAAGGCGAATGTGTATTTAAAATTACTAGTGATGGTATTGTTGATTAAGTTATTAATTTAACTTCTTTTTTATTTTAATTTTTTATTCTTTAATTTTTATTCATTTGATTTTTAATTGTTTAATATTTTCTTGTTTTTTCTTAATTGATTATCTTAATATTGACTTTGATTTATTTTTTATATTGACTTTGATTTAGATAATGCTTTAGTTTTATTAATGATGAAATAAAAAAATATTATTAATTAGAATAGAGTTTACCTGATAAAATTAAGAGATTACCGAATATATTTTTTATGAAAATTAAATTTCATAATTAAAAATGTTATAATCATATTTATTAAAATATTTTATAATCACATTTATTAAAGTGAAAACTATGTCTGAAGTAATGAGTACTATAATTGTTATTTTATTTTTGATTTTTTTGGGATATTTTCTTAAAAGAATTAATTTGCTTAATATTAAAGACATTGAAGTGTTGAATAAATTAGTTATTAATGTTGCAATGCCATGTCTTATTTTTTCTTCTTTATATTCTGCAAATTTATCTAATATTACAACCCTAGCTGTAATGCCCACAATTAGTATTACTGTAGGTGCAATTTCAGGGTTGATTGTTTATATTATCCTTAGAAAGAAAAATTTGCCTGAAAAAAAATTATGGGGGGCTATTGTACCTGTTGTTA from Methanobrevibacter arboriphilus JCM 13429 = DSM 1125 encodes:
- a CDS encoding undecaprenyl-phosphate glucose phosphotransferase, whose translation is MIKQNQRLLNAILITTDALVVVLAFIAAWFLRFKTTIFGPLGGFLPFENYLLLALFIIPLYLIFYYFSGLYKPFRNQSSIISEATEIFKVNLMAFIVLIALLFIIDEPNYSRKLIFVFASFSTVFAIIERAIFRSILKHIRSNDKNLKHILIVGDGELAIKFAKKIISKKYLGYSISGFLGSHHKIGHVIDGTNGASVIGLIGDLDDFLANNQYDRVIIAIPLKYYDNLTRLVDICENHGVKAEIIPDYYRYFPAKPSVDMIDELPIINIRYVPLDDALNRFMKKISDIVISLIAIIITSPIMILTAIAIKISSPGPIIFKQERIGYQRMPFMMYKFRSMKVQDESEEKSEWTTEDDPRKTRIGDFIRKTSIDELPQFFNVLKGEMSVVGPRPERPFFVEKFRDEIPKYMVKHQVRPGLTGLAQIHGYRGNTSIKRRIEYDIEYVENWYFGLDVLIMWKTILKGNKNAY
- a CDS encoding OB-fold nucleic acid binding domain-containing protein, which produces MDNEIIEEYNKIKDKISEEEFLEKMNEKKKDYKDISFMSDVDIARTVVGEYINEKNEHRSESQEHAMDKISKLESGAQNLSVIGRVIGISNPKIFTSRKGKDGKLANLKIADDTGEIRVVLWTENIKLLKNFNEGDIIQINRVDVKDGYQSGTKEIHLQPRSTINVLDSNDYPNFPEYEEIITPIDEIAPDTTVNIIARLIRVPKIRSYEKNGKDGKVTSLELQDETGKISYTLWNKDTGLINSLDIKEGDSLKILGASARERNGEVSLSHWDGRIVKGDFEVPEYEDKILKIAEAQEMKDVTLLGIVTKIQDTIEFDRADGSKGAVKSIEVADDTGSIRVTLWGDDTKLNINKGDIIKITGGNIEFDEYTETGYRVNTNWNTQIITNPDEDNSLIDLLKDYQSKLGPIKVEVIQEIEEDGEEVDVLGRIITMHDPREFQRDDGTTGLVRSGDLADETGVVRLSFWDEKAQNNFEPGNAFLIENARTRMGLYSVELNIGKTARIIKLDEDETGDLPSFSELEDMIYIPKKIDELEEDDSNIRVLARVIDIQDVNEFQRQDGTPGLVRNIEIGDDTGIIRTTLWNEQANNPYEVGDALKIENPRVTFRNDNLELSISNNTKITKAKDDELDELPSFEELEEILYRSKNIVDLEDDDRNIKIQGALGDTFGNNILSARCPSCSNRLDQIDDEYVCDYCGEDVEKPRYLLMIPARIEDDTGEISITFFGKLAEKLLGMTTDEAAEIVEESADEGVLEGKVENLAGLSIKIIADVNFDEYNEEIRLNPKKIISTEL
- the radA gene encoding DNA repair and recombination protein RadA; the protein is MVELEDLPSVGEKTAQKLRDAGFADMMRLATATAKELAVKAEIGEGVAEKVIEAARKAESIDFETAYDVMERRRDVGRITVGSEAFNELIGGGIETQSITEVFGEFGSGKSQISHELAVTVQLPRDLGGLDGECVFIDTENTFRPERIEQISDGFELDHEEVLQKIHIARAFNSAHQILMADKINELIQSGSNIKLVIVDSLMAHFRAEYVGRESLATRQQKLNQHLHALQNIANTYNVAVFITNQVQARPDAFFGSPTKAIGGHVLGHASTYRIWLKKGLAGKRIARLVDSPHLPEGECVFKITSDGIVD